DNA from Drosophila busckii strain San Diego stock center, stock number 13000-0081.31 chromosome 2R, ASM1175060v1, whole genome shotgun sequence:
CTGTCAACGGCAATGCATGAAAAGTTTTAGTTAGCCAAGTTAGTTGGTGACAAACCCATTGCGCCCTTTGCTTGCACCCCACCCCTACCCATCgctctactgctgctgctggttccTTGTCGAGCGTAAACTGCTAATGTGTTTGAAGTCAAATTGTTTCCAGTCACGTGACCAACTTGGTCAACACACAGGCAACTGTGAACAACTTTATTCATGATTAAtcagttgcatttaaatatgtattacaACTCTATAGCCTGGGCGTTGCCCAACTGCAGTTGAGTCCCCCACCTAAGCTGTAACTAGCGGGTGGTCCAACAGCTGTGCCTACCCCtaattctttaaattaatatttattcttgcACTCGTCATTCCTACAACTTCATTTTATATGCCCACTTAATGGCGCTGGCAAACAAATCGCCGtaagttaattatatttaataaccAAAACGCGTAACAGCTGGCAAAGctaatttctattattttttagcgTGTGTCGTTTTAACTATTCCCCCCACTTAATGTTTTACTGCCCTGAACTCAAGCAAATGGCAATATCCCAAGGTATTTTACAGATAATTATTTAAGAGTGACAGCAATTAAAGCCTTGACAATtgacaaatatacaaatttaaatatacaaagttatttttgcaatttgaaaattttcattgcaacgtatttttcttctttttttctttgcgctttttaatttaatttttacaggCTCGCCATGCACTTCAAAAACCGATTGCACACACTcaatatcacacacacatacgcacacagacagacgcctacacataaaaaaatgcgCAGTCAAGGGACAGCAAGCACCCaagccaaaagaaaaagagagaaacGTAAGCCCCTCCCAATACTTCAACCACGTGGCGCCCGCTTTCATGCGCTTCGTTTAGCAAAGTGGATGTTAAGTGTAATGcgatttttatgtaaattttcgCCGAAAAAAAGTGCTCTCTCTACCAATAGAGAACATGTGAAACGGATAGCGCGagaggcggcagcagcagcccgcCCAGCAACAGTTCGCGTTGCCACGGTCACGGCCACGCTGTGCGTCGACGACGCGCCAGACAAACGGCTACACAAGCCTTCTGCTACTCCTCCCCCCACTGCCATTGAAAACCAAAAACTCAGTCAGACATGGCTTGGGCATCAATAAAAgcgcacagacacacatacacacaagtggcaatatttatatgaaacGAGCTGTTCTTCAATTGAAACTCTTGTGTACTCTCCTATACactgaaaaatatatttaaattgattattttgaaaaattgtcATTAGTTGAAAGACCATCAGCACGGCCGACAACTCTAGGCAGGAGCAACCCCGTCAGAATCGTGGCATTAAACTATAATCACAAAGAATCATAATTTTGTAACATCAACTGGCCTTTTAGTATTTGGGTAGAACGTCAGTCTACCACTACTAATGACAATCGTTCTGTGCAAAGCAACAAGCTCAGAAGTACCGCTTAGCCAGAACCAGTTGGGAATTACAGCGCacaaaaatgaacaaaaaaaaacacgcgtCGATCGTCAAAAAATTTTAAGGTCAACAAAAATTACTGATTCAACTGTATAAGCAGCACATAGTCTATTTAATAGACTTATGCttattttatgtgttttaattaggtttaagctttttatataataagatTAGATATTAGAATTaatctaataaaaaaaattacttccCATACCGGGAATCGAACCCGGGCCTTCTGGGTGAAAGCCAGATATCCTAGCCACTAGACCATATGGGATATAAATGATGTTTGCCAAAATGTAGTTTTGTCATCTTTGCTAAAGatttgctttaaaacaaaaattggcTGTACAGCTCATACCAGGTGAACAGcatgttattttgtttgacaaactgcaacattttaagcgatgtacaaaaataaaatgcaaaaaatgtaCTTCCCATACCGGGAATCGAACCCGGGCCTTCTGGGTGAAAAGCAGATATCCTAGCCACTAGACCATATGGGATATGACTTTCGAGTGACAAAACgtatttttgttattcttaTGAATAGATGAGCAAAAACTCAGCTACTTGATCGccttgaaattgtttaaattgaaagcaatagcagcaaaataaataacactaAAGATAAATAATGAGACAGTCTAAAAATTtcaatacttttaaatttgtaaaatcgATGGCAATAGCAGCTAGCATatcaaattgtatataattatggATTTGAATATAGCTTACGAAGAAATACACTTAAatagctttatttataataaaataaaattgaaattgtataacaaaattaaaaaaaaagtttggtATGTAAACTTGCTTCCCATACCGGGAATTGAACCCGGGCCTTCCGGGTGAGAGCCGGATATCCTAACCACTAGACAATATGGGATATGATTACACCGCCGAAAAAATTTggtcttattgttgctgtaacACAGATTCACACAAAACGAACTTGAATGCATATTCAATGTGTATTATGTATAACAAAAACTCTCATTCTACGTTAGGCAGCAGTGCAAACACCTCCCATATTGTCTAGTGGTTAGGATATCCGGCTCTCACCCGGAAGGCCCGGGTTCAATTCCCGGTATGGGAAGCAACACGAgtgttattcatttttttttatttattataaatgttacATTTCTTGATGTAAAAAAAAGTGCTGAGCTGGTGGTAGTTAGTTTGGAACTTGTCGTACACTACCAGACAATCTCTAATTAGCAGAGCAAGGTTTCGATCCTCGGACCTCTGGGTTATGGGCCCAGCACGCTTCCACTGCGCCACTCTGCTGTGTGAAGaacatttgccaaaaatttcaaagtgaCTATGCAGATTCTTAAGgggaaaataaaatatggggaaatataaaaagcaaagactttttgctttgtttgtgtcATGCGATActaattgaataattattttgtttgagaAAAGTAAACATCAAAAAATTTAAGGAATTCAACTAGCAGAGCAAGGTTTCGATCCTCGGACCTCTGGGTTATGGGCCCAGCACGCTTCCACTGCGCCACTCTGCTTTTGTGTCGTCCGtgctaaatgctttttaacggataagctgaaataaaacaagttaaaatattgttaaattgcaATGCGCTTAGCAAACGTAAAAgagagtaaataaaaattgtcttatttataaaataaacaacttatatatgtatgtaagtcaCAGAAACGATTCCCGCTAGAGAATCCCCATCAGGGCGTCTAAGGCGGCGAATAAGTAGAGAGTATAAAATATTAGCCCAAATGGGCTGAATGAAGAGAAATAAAAGCCACAAAGGTCAATTTGTTTGATGGCATAGGGCATAaaataagccaaaaaaaaaggttgtTATATTCCGattagataaaataaaaaagaacaacTGTTCGAAACTCATAGCAGAGCAAGGTTTCGATCCTCGGACCTCTGGGTTATGGGCCCAGCACGCTTCCACTGCGCCACTCTGCTTCGTGAGTGACTGATGTCAAATGCGCTACTTCAAACAAGCATGTGGAATTGCCGAACATTTCGTATTAATAGCAAGGGTAgatttttcacacacacacacacacgcagtcgAGATTACATGCATATTTACTTAAGTTGTGACCGCACACAGTTGACGGCTCTTATCGCCACGTTGCATGCCGGTTTTCTTTTCAGctggcttttaatttttactccAATAgggcttaaatttaatttggtttttgCTGAGGTTTGCACTGCACTACTTCTAATTAAAATCTTTCATTTTCAGAACTTGCCTAGCTAGAATTTATACCcgcaaatatgcaatttgtattattttcatatattttggcTATTTGGTTGCCAATTTCGTTTGGTTTTTGTTCTCAACGGGTGCGTAAATTgttagtaaacaaattttcattcGCAGTTGActttcaataaaattgacatatttgtcaataaattccaaaatttaattaattttcgcGTCACTTAAAAACTGCACATAAAGCACAACCACGCCCAGTTTGGTATCAGGGGTTTGGCGAATTGCTGGCGCCACGAAATGGAAAATGTGCACAGACCGCAAAcactaaattgcaaataaatttgtttaaatatgcaatggTAAAGcgtcaagtgtgtgtgtgtggcagctgctgcaagtaaGTGGAGGGGGGCTTGGAGAAAAGAGAATTGAAGAACGGGAATAACTGAAACTGCGGCATTGACGTAGCCACCTGCAATATTGGAGCGTGGCCGCAGCACTGCTGTTGGCAGTGAAACAAcgagacaacgacaacgacaacgtgCGCATCAAATTTTAATGGGAAAACCCCAAAAAGTTCAAGCCACAAAGTCCATTTCCATGCAATTCCAGACCCCAAAACAAATTCCCACTTCTCTGAAGCAACACCCCCCTGCCCGCCGCTCATGCCTtttcctttgcctttggctttggtgcTTGCAGTTACAGTTGCTATTGCTCTGGCTGTTGGGCGATTTTGGTTTTTGCCCACGAAGATGTTGCATTGACATTGAATATTGATGAAAATAAATCGAATTTCCGCCAGTCAGCCGACACGGCCATATAAAccggacagcagcagcagcagcagcaacaacaacaacaggaaaagaaaaacattttgttggaCATCTACATAGAGCactgtgtttgtattttatattgattgcCAAATGGTTTGAGCCTGTAAAGGGTTCCGCTTGAATTGCGCTTGACGCAGTCATCTGCTTGAGTGTCAAAATCTTCTTCAAGTGTCGACTTTATCTACTATGTGTGTGCGGTGTTAAGGGAAATTTGTGGTTTTTagtgaatttgaaattttagcagcaaccaaaaacgtgacaagcaacaaaactttaGCATGTGCTtgtagttaaaaataatttatttagcttttatttatttacatacttaAAGATAGTTTAGTGAGCGCATTTTGGCTGACTTAATGACTTAATTCCACTCTTAATGCGCTCTCTTTCCAAGTAGCTGCTTAACTCTCGTttaattatgcagctgctgtcacCTACGCTCGTCTTCTGCCCAAAAAGTTCGGGCCTTTGCGTTTTGCCGATCGCTTGCATACCAAACACGTGTAGTTCATAAGCAAATTGACGTACCTCACCTCAGAGAGTAAGTGTGAGTTTTTTTCTGTGAGAACGCGCGGGTATTTCGTACCCCATTCAGCTGAGCTCCGCTGGGTGTGTGATATTTTGCTTAACAACCAACTGAGCTCTCACTGCCTTTCTTATTACTCTTTACAGTGGTTAATcataatatattattgattGAACTGTTCACTTACTTAAATTTGACTTTGAGCCAATTTAAATAAGCCAAACAATTAAAGCGTATTACTGTTTTTTCTGTTTGCCTTGGTAACCGGTAGCGTAAAGCGTTGCAGTTAACActtgatttgtatttaaaaattattgaccAATTCATGGCTGCTGATTAAGTTAGTGTTTGTGCTTGTCAAACGCGCACAGCAACGGCCAGACACGAAGAACCAAAGGGGAAATTcccgtctgtctgtgtgtgtgtttgtgtgggcgAACGATTGATTTTTACGGCCACAAGGCTAGAGAGCGTTGGCTATGGGAAATTGTATAAACGCTAACACACCAACAGCCTGGTCTGGGCCATATGAAAATCCAATTTTCCAGTGATTgatcatacacacacacacacacacagccacacacatggCCACAAAACGAGCGAGTGTGAAGTAGGGAAGTGGTGTTAGCTGTTTGGCTATACgcaaaaataatgtaattaaagcaatgtttacataataaaaattaatatttgttgcagtttATAACAAGAGACAACTTTACTAACGGCTAAATGCATTTACTCTTCCCAATCGCTCGCTCacgctcacactcacactctcatTTTTGCTCACTTTGTATGTTTACCTAGGTTGAGTACTCTCTCTCGTGCTCATGCTGCTGGACGTCTGCTCGCTTTATGCGGGCTGTCAAAATCAGACagtttgcatacacacacacatagacagatgcacacacaacacacacccacactcaGCTTTGGGACTGTGTGTCCAGCTCActgtcactgctgctgctgctgctgctgcttctgtccAACTTTGTCCGTCTATCAGTGCGCTGAGCGCTCAGCAGCGCTGTTTGTTCAAGTTTCATTTCAGCAAATTATGCTTTCACATATGGAGGggatttatgcacacacacagagagacagacatgtgtttgtttgtttattgtttattgaaataagtcttaattgaatacaaatacTCAATTACATTGCGGCAAATCTATTTTGTGGGCCcagcacaaacaacaagcgcaagttCCCAAAAATCTTGttcagttgcaattgctaaCAAGTGGGCCGACAAACACTTTtactttataatttcaattttgtttatggTCATAAGTGTCGCAAGCGATTTGGCCCAAACCACAAACGTCTGCATGGGGCTGAAAAGGGTTAAGTCTGGCGCATTTATAATGCGGGCTAAGCCGTAGAGCAAGCAAAGCCGTTGATAGACTGAGCAATGCtgcgcaaaattaaaaaaaaataaaataaaaaaaatttagcttGGCCCATGAGGGGATCGAACCCGCGACCTTCGCGTTATTAGCACGACGCTCTAACCAACTGAGCTAATGGGCCGTTGTGTGTGTAGCGGATTTGGAGGTGCAATTGAGTGGAGCAAGCAGTGCAGGGTACAAATATACCCGTTATCTAtgcatatatttgaatttacaatcagatttatatttatagcacaaCAAAGCTTTTGATTAtgaagaaatttaataaagtgtTGTAGTGTGTTCATTTAGAATTCAGTCCTGAGACTTGTACATGATGATGCATGCAACTTGGCGCAGGTAAAATGTCAAGCAACATATTTGACACTTCATTAAAAGGCAACATTAGCAAAATCAATTAGTGCGTATTCCCCAAGCTACACTGCCGTACAAATAATACGGATGTGGAATTTATACTACCAGCTAGAGATGCAAAGATAGCTTCATAAATGGAGATAGAGAAAGatatagagatagagagagagtgcgcaCGATTAAGGGAGAGTTTCGGTAACTTTGTTTTCGCTgctcaaataaacaaacaattgagctACAGATACATGAGTTATGTTCTCTGCTCAGCTCTGGTTCgctctgttgtgtgtgtttggtattTGTTGTTGGACTGATTCACCCAACAATAGTCGGAGCGACTGCGTCTCGACAagattttgtttgcattttgaattgcCGGCGCCGATATTTGCACAAAGGTAGGAATAATGCCAACGCACTGGGACgtacggacagacagacagacgacaactcgtaaaatggaaaattaattaaaaacgtgTTTGTCATTTGATGCTGCCGAGCATATCGAGCTACATACTTTtcgtttcatttattttcccAAGAAACTTTCTAGTCAGTCTTACAAAATGCACGCTTCTCACACTGAATTGGACTAACGAGTCTTTGTCTGCGATTTCTTTACGACCCTGTTGAGCCAATCGCGTATGCACTCGGTTGTCTGCAGTCCCACCATGCGATTCAGCACCTTCCCATTATGCATAACCAGCAGCGAGGGCACCGAACCCACATCATAGTCCAAAGCCAGTTCCGTCAGCTCATCAATATCGACACGTGCCAAATGCACCTTGCCCGCCTGCTCCGACACAATGTTCTTCAGACGTGGCTCCAACGCCTTGCAGGGCACACACCAACTAAAACGAACAGCATCAACTTGAGGTAACTGTTTATATCGTTTCACTTACGTTGCATGAAAATCCACCACAACGGGCTTGTCGCTGCGCTTCACTTTGCTCTCAAAATCCTTGAGCGTCTCCACATCGAAGATCGCTGTGCGCTGCTTTGCCGCCGTACTGTAGCCCTGCATCAAGGGCTTCATCATCATTTTCGCAGCTGTGCTCTTTGCAGACATTTTcggaaatttatttataaaaatatttgtatgcttaGAAATTTTtctatgctgctgcttatgagGCGGGCCGAAAAGTAATGAATTTTTGGTTTCTATAAAGGGTTACTagtcataaaaattatgcatagtTTACTATGTCTGAACAATGATTCTGGtctattttgtttgaaaaagaATGACAAATATTTGAGCAAATTTAGAGGGGTTTGAATTTAAGTTCCTTTCAAGCAGGAAAATAAGAactttaaaaagaaaataagaaaatttaaatattgaaaatatattttttctttctattttttgaAAGAAGTAGCATAAAttgaacaaataaataaataagcaacatcaaacattacaaattatttgttaatgtaAACTACcaaagatttttttaaatttaaatttaataaaaaatatataaaatctatCGTTCCCaacttaaaatacaaatgtatattttcACTTTGTTGAAAAtcattcaatttcaaatgacAATAATGAATTTACTATATTGAATTTGCTTTgcgtttttaaaaataattgaaatgttattGAAAAAGCAGCCATAAGTCTTAAGCTGAGTACAGCAAGTAAGACTTTATATGGTAGAAGTCCTAAGTTTGaagaaaattttgaaattaaattaataatagttcgacaaaatattgcatatcGTTTGACTAGTGAGAATGGTTTGACCAACTGTTTTATTTTacctatttatttaaattttccctccataagaattattttattcgGCGGgggtttatttattttgacttcgcatatttttttcaaaggcgaaaatttacaattaaaataatttttttagctgaCTTTTTTCATTGGGAAATAAAACCTAGATTATCATAAGGAAATAAGGCTCCAATAAAGAAAGTAGAACTCTGATTTTGATAACAGATTATTGTTAAAGTttcttgtataattttttggGGTCCTAAGCTCAAATAGAATAGTCAACACACAAGTATCTTACTGATAAAAAGTTTTGTAACAATTTAGTCGAATGAGATTTGTTTTGAAAGTTTGATAAAACTCATGCGATCTCAAAGCGGAAATCCATTTTATAACTTATGAAAacgttttaaatttgcaacaataaactcaatatttattaatatttaatattcacaCATTTCATATAAGTGCACTATTCTTCTTCAAGCATTGATGCAGTTGATAGCCCAACTCGCATTTCTCCGTgcctttgatatttttgcaattggcCACAACATCGGCGACATTATCAATACCTAAAGCATCGGTCAATTTCTCGAGCATAACATCTGGCTGAAGCTGTCCGTTGACTATGAAGCCGCATTGCTCAAAGAAGCAATTGGTATAGCACTTGAGTTTGGCATCGATGCCGTCGTTGGTGCCGTTGATCAAGCTCTGAATCTGCTCCATGCTCACATCCTCCAGTTGCATGCAATGCATAACATGCTCCTGCACAACCTTGCGCTGCTCCTCAGGAAGTCTCCTTAGCTgcatataaagcaattaaatataggTATATGAAATTAGTTGAAGTCTAACTTacatcagctgctgccagcgccaaACAGGCTACGACTAAAagtatttgtttcattttgttaGATACGATTAACTCTGTTTAGCTGAGCTGCTGGTCGCGGGTTTTATATACTAGCGACttgttaagttaatttatatataaattatagcatttgtttaatcaacacaattagttgaaaattatttaaagtgtgcagcatttaaatcaattaaactttttgtatGCTGCCAAAgctatttaagctttaatgcgTGGTCATCAACATATAGTTGACCCACTTGGTTGGCtgagctttatttttgttagcacacccacacacaccaacacacatgcagtagcttagcttagcgcttacttatatatttttaggtCACATTAGATCGCAAGCAGCTGATAGCATTAAATAGTCTTTCAGTCTTGTTTACTTGGGTacgctgctgtggcagcaaaatgaatgatgagctgctgctctacaaacatttttatgattCAGGGTTAGAGATACTGGGCCCTGGGCTTAGGCTCACTCTAGGCAAGGCAATTAGTTTCTGTATGCATTCAATGTGCAGATAAGTAGCAAAACTTGCAAAGAGTTTGCTGCTTAGATGAATGATTGACAAGTGACTGACAGGGGGGAGGGTGTGGGGTGGTGTTGGCACCAACATTTAATGGCCTTTTGTTGCATAGCACACATGTTTTTGCATAACgtacgttacgtatacgtaatatttgtaGCAACACTTATCATTTctaatttgtttcaaattaaatgagtTTTGCCACACAATCAACATAATCATAAAGCGTTAAATATTTTCGCAcactctctatgtgtgtgtgtgtgtgggcgtggcatattcaaatgtaattaaaaaacttttgcaaaacCGCATCAACATAAATGTGTGCGCTGCTCTGAACAGTTTTGTGCATTTGACAATTTTTCGGCGCTAAAAGTTGTGACAatttgtatgtctgtgtgtgtgtatgtgtgtgtgtgtgtgggcggcaAACCGCTTAAACGCCAAGGCATGGGCATGGCACATTGTTTTTAAgctagtttaatttaaacagctaataaattgcatactTTAAATTGAAGCGCAATTCATTTGGTTTAATTGCAGTCTTGCAATTtaatcaaagcagcagcagcttaatagccgccattaaaagttttgctctACAggtaataaacattaaatgcacgcataaaatttaaagaatttatggCATAATTGATAGCATTAACTATAAAAcgacaaacacagacacacagacacacatacacatatctatttatttatatgcagctatTAATCAGTGAGTGGCGCCAGCAGCTTTCACCCCTCTTTAGACAGCCACACATAATTTTCCATTAGCTTTATTATATACTCATTTGTGCGAAATGTCTTATATCATTGTTATTAGTAAATCTTCTGCCTATGATTATTGCTTTAGCTCCAGTCGCGCTTATTCCTTTGGGGGGCTGTGTGTAGTTGCGACTTGAGGTTATTGAACCTTGTTATGCGCCTGTTTTTGGGGTCAGTCAGTTTAGGGGTGactttattacaaattttattttgttatatacgAACTATAGTGCGCACTAGTTTGCTACACTTTAATTATACTTGCACTTTATTAAAACACA
Protein-coding regions in this window:
- the LOC108595667 gene encoding thioredoxin, mitochondrial, translating into MSAKSTAAKMMMKPLMQGYSTAAKQRTAIFDVETLKDFESKVKRSDKPVVVDFHATWCVPCKALEPRLKNIVSEQAGKVHLARVDIDELTELALDYDVGSVPSLLVMHNGKVLNRMVGLQTTECIRDWLNRVVKKSQTKTR
- the LOC108595741 gene encoding general odorant-binding protein 56d codes for the protein MKQILLVVACLALAAADLRRLPEEQRKVVQEHVMHCMQLEDVSMEQIQSLINGTNDGIDAKLKCYTNCFFEQCGFIVNGQLQPDVMLEKLTDALGIDNVADVVANCKNIKGTEKCELGYQLHQCLKKNSALI